A portion of the Vespula vulgaris chromosome 24, iyVesVulg1.1, whole genome shotgun sequence genome contains these proteins:
- the LOC127072262 gene encoding cyclin-A2, producing MATIRVHEDQENRIADIFRGKENIVVPAQNQVLQQTKRAVLGVLHNNCHRIVKTDICKDEKHPKAKSIVTVPFEPFKIYEDKKDEPAFKVYEDKLEEETSVVLRDSKEEREIVTKQEVTVQSEQKKPRLDINSLSINDLPVFCNNLQEIIKSKQDDALPQGSPMSLEKSLLFPNSSKKDNRTNKESSRELRINFFDVEEYRADIYSYLRVAERQHRPKPGYMKKQPDITYLMRLILVDWLVEVAEEYRLQTETLYLAVSYIDRFLSYMSVVRAKLQLVGTAAMFIAAKYEEIYPPDVGEFVYITDDTYTKKQVLRMEHLILRVLSFDLTVPTPLAFLKDYCISNNLSEKIKFLAMYLCELSLLEADPYLQYLPSHLAASAIALARHTLQEETWPHELELSTGYSLHELKECISHLNKTFHNASNIQQQAIQEKYKSSKYGHVALLLPRSTEALVYEDEESA from the exons ATGGCTACGATTCGAGTGCACGAGGATCAAGAAAACCGCATTGCCGATATCTTTCGtggtaaagaaaatatcgttgtGCCCGCTCAAAATCAAGTTCTGCAACAAACAAAACGTGCGGTTTTGGGTGTTTTGCATAATAACTGCCATCGAATTGTTAAAAca GATATCTGCAAAGATGAAAAGCATCCAAAAGCAAAATCTATTGTGACAGTGCCATTTGAAccatttaaaatttatgagGATAAAAAGGATGAACCTGCCTTTAAAGTTTATGAAGATAAATTGGAAGAAGAAACTTCTGTTGTACTTAGGGattcgaaagaagagagagaaatagtaacAAAACAAGAAGTGACTGTTCAGTCGGAACAAAAAAAGCCGAGGTTAGACATAAATTCGTTATCTATTAACGATTTGCCAGTATTTTGCAACAATCTtcaagagataataaaaagcaaGCAAGATGATGCTTTGCCGCAAGGTAGCCCAATGTCATTGGAAAAATCTCTTTTGTTCCCAAATTCTTCGAAGAAAGATAACAGAACAAATAAGGAATCATCTAGAGAACttagaattaatttctttgatgTAGAAGAATATAGGGCagatatatatagttatttacGTGTTGCAGAG AGACAACATAGACCAAAACCTGGTTACATGAAAAAACAACCAgatataacatatttaatgAGGTTGATATTAGTAGACTGGCTTGTTGAAGTAGCGGAAGAATATCGATTACAAACAGAAACATTGTATTTGGCTGTTTCTTATATAGATAGATTCTTATCATATATGAGTGTCGTTCGGGCAAAGTTGCAGCTCGTTGGTACTGCTGCTATGTTTATAGCTGC aaaatatgaagaaatttATCCACCAGATGTTGGTGAGTTTGTATATATTACGGATGATACATATACCAAGAAACAGGTATTGCGAATGGAGCATTTGATTTTAAGGGTATTATCTTTCGATCTTACTGTACCAACACCTCTGGCATTTCTTAAAGATTATTGCATTAGTAATAATCTGtcagaaaagataaaatttttagcAATG TACTTGTGTGAATTATCTTTACTCGAAGCTGATCCATATCTGCAATATTTACCCAGTCATTTAGCTGCATCTGCAATAGCACTTGCACGACATACATTGCAAGAAGAAACATGGCCACATGAATTGGAATTATCAACAGGTTATAGCTTACATGAACTTAAAGAATGTATTTCTCACCTGAATAAAACGTTTCATAATGCATCCAATATTCAGCAACAAGCgatacaagaaaaatataaaagcagcAA ATATGGACATGTAGCTCTTTTACTGCCACGTAGTACTGAAGCTTTGGTatatgaagatgaagaaagtgCATAG
- the LOC127072017 gene encoding FMR1-interacting protein NUFIP1 encodes MSPLNRGPLLGPRLPPAGLRPPPPRFGARLPPPGMPPRMPLPPMSAILGPMRQRLPPPPRLGGVAQPGGPLPLFPPGRAPLPPMAGPRGPLMCPWPRRVLPPQILPHMRPRFSTRNGTVKGKVLNNAKKVIKLEELELKKPWMTDEIRSEIQKKNKLYAKAKKNKDAKEWGEFKDLRNKVTRMIRDAKNEYLAKHPEQVHLYPNNEEPYDKRDENYESSDEDQQYYCEVCDREFPSKVMLSEHVNTHKLCGIDGCTFTAHPLLVEKHISMQHSTGLYQRMKNLSTPEDIQKWIAERKRKYPTKANIEEQKNAELKKIQRGEIIKQEQKFVRPRTNKTNTYTERKRRVRKRRVPKHENIAPVTDIYRGLISFPGTSCLDDDSNESFNEEHLETKPTTADVVIESPFNISDEEDVSIESNLINSPIKNTLTCSLVADYESEDEIPEEIPIKKSKICLDQKNIMVEKVLNPEQSVNNHSILSDTVSNNEISNTSEKFNSKKKETEPYNIRTKNTIINNKRNNKNSLHLLQRLLSRSIQHERNMICQCIKYIVDNNFFDCD; translated from the exons ATGAGTCCCTTAAACAGAGGTCCTCTCTTGGGACCAAGACTTCCACCAGCCGGTTTACGACCTCCGCCTCCAAGATTTGGTGCTAGACTTCCACCACCAGGTATGCCTCCGAGAATGCCGCTACCTCCAATGAGCGCAATCCTTGGCCCGATGAGACAGAGATTACCTCCTCCCCCTAGACTAGGCGGTGTGGCCCAACCTGGTGGACCGCTACCACTTTTCCCACCAGGTAGGGCTCCATTACCACCCATGGCAGGACCTCGAGGTCCACTTATGTGTCCATGGCCTCGAAGAGTCTTACCACCACAAATTTTGCCACACATGAGGCCAAGGTTCTCCACTAGAAATGGAACGGTCAAAGGCAAAGTATTAAATAATGCCAAGAAAGTCATCAAGCTTGAG gaattagaattaaaaaagccATGGATGACAGATGAAATTCGCAgtgaaatacaaaagaaaaataagcttTATGCTAAGGCAAAGAAGAATAAGGATGCAAAAGAATGGGGAGAATTTAAGGATCTACGGAATAAAGTCACAAGAATGATAAGAGATGCAAAGAATGAATATCTTGCTAAACATCCTGAacag GTTCATCTTTATCCAAATAATGAGGAACCATATGacaaaagagatgaaaattatgaaagtTCAGATGAAGATCAGCAATACTATTGTGAAGTATGTGATAGAGAATTTCCATCAAAAGTTATGTTGTCAGAACATGTGAATACACATAAGTTATGTGGTATAGATGGTTGTACTTTTACTGCTCACCCACTACTTGTTGAAAAACATATTAGTATGCAACATAGTACTGGGTTATatcaaagaatgaaaaatttatcaacaCCAGAAGATATTCAAAAGTGGATcgcggaaagaaaaag AAAATATCCTACAAAAGCAAAtatagaagaacaaaaaaatgcagaattaaaaaagatacaacGAGGTGAAATAATCAAACAAGAGCAAAAATTTGTTCGACCAAggacaaataaaacaaatacttatactgaaagaaaacgaagagttCGTAAACGCCGAGTACCGAAACATGAGAATATAGCACCtgttacagatatatatagaggTCTAATTTCGTTTCCAGGAACAT cTTGCCTAGATGATGATTCTAACGAAAGTTTCAACGAAGAACATTTGGAAACAAAACCTACTACTGCTGATGTAGTTATAGAAAGTCCATTTAATATCTCTGATGAAGAAGATGTATCAATTGAGAGTAACTTAATAAATAGtccaataaaaaatactttaacaTGCAGCTTAGTAGCTGACTATGAAAGTGAAG ACGAGATTCCAGAAGAAATACCTATAAAAAAATCCAAAATATGTTtagatcaaaaaaatattatggtaGAAAAAGTATTGAATCCTGAACAAAGTGTCAATAATCATAGTATATTATCTGACACAGTATCAAACAATGAAATATCTAATACTTCAGAGAAATTTaatagtaagaaaaaagaaactgaaccatataatatacgtacaaagaatacaattattaataataaaagaaataataaaaatagtttgCATTTATTGCAAAGGTTGCTTTCTAGATCTATACaacatgaaagaaatatgatctgtcaatgtataaaatatatagtagacaataattttttcgacTGCGACTag